From Dendropsophus ebraccatus isolate aDenEbr1 chromosome 2, aDenEbr1.pat, whole genome shotgun sequence, a single genomic window includes:
- the PTER gene encoding phosphotriesterase-related protein, whose translation MSSLSGKIQTVLGPIPPEQLGYTLTHEHLTMTFECCYCPPPKPQAHLAHQPIEMKNLFWLKQNPYSNRENLVLSQEVEAVIEELIAFKTAGGGCIVENTTTGISRDVKTLKVMAQETGIHIISGAGFYVDATHSPETRAKSVEQLTEVLVDEVLRGADGTDIRCGIIGEIGCSWPLTDSEKKILQATAAAQTQLGCPVNIHPGRDSRAPFQIVRLLQEAGADISKTVMSHLDRTIFDERILLEFAALGSYLEYDLFGTELLNYQFNTEVDMPSDNDRIRTLRSLISEGFAERIVVSHDIHTKNRLVKYGGHGYSHILNNIVPKMLQRGISQQNVHQILSENPRRWLTFK comes from the exons ATGTCGTCTCTGAGTGgtaagatacagactgtgttAGGCCCCATCCCCCCGGAGCAGCTGGGATACACCCTGACACACGAGCACCTGACCATGACCTTCGAGTGCTGCTACTGTCCCCCGCCCAAACCTCAGGCCCACCTGGCCCACCAACCCATCGAGATGAAGAACTTGTTCTGGCTGAAGCAGAATCCGTACAGTAATAGAGAGAACCTTGTGCTGAGCCAGGAGGTGGAGGCCGTCATCGAGGAGCTCATTGCCTTTAAGACGGCCGGTGGAGGCTGCATAGTGGAGAACACCACCACCGGAATCAGCCGAGACGTGAAGACGCTTAAAGTGATGGCCCAGGAAACCGGCATCCATATTATCTCCGGAGCTGGATTCTACGTGGACGCAACTCACAGTCCTGAAACTCGGGCAAAGTCTGTGGAGCAG CTGACTGAGGTCCTGGTTGATGAAGTTCTCCGGGGAGCAGATGGGACGGATATAAGATGTGGAATAATCGGGGAGATTGGATGCTCCTGGCCACTAACTGACAGCGAAAAGAAAATTCTTCAGGCGACGGCCGCGGCTCAGACACAGCTCGGATGTCCTGTGAATATTCATCCTGGCAGAGACAGCCGGGCCCCCTTCCAGATTGTGCGCCTTCTGCAGGAGGCCGGGGCTGACATCTCCAAGACTGTCATGTCTCATCTTGACAG GACGATATTTGATGAGAGAATACTGCTGGAATTTGCCGCACTAGGGTCGTACCTGGAATATGATTTATTCGGAACAGAATTGCTGAACTACCAGTTTAATACGGAGGTGGATATGCCCAGCGATAACGACAGGATCAGAAC GCTGCGCTCGTTGATCAGTGAAGGCTTCGCGGAGAGGATTGTCGTCTCCCATGATATCCATACCAAGAACCGCCTGGTGAAGTACGGAGGACACGGATACTCCCACATCCTCAACAACATCGTTCCCAAAATGCTTCAGAGAGGAATATCCCAGCAAAACGTCCACCAGATCCTGTCCGAGAACCCCAGAAGATGGCTGACCTTTAAGTGA